From the genome of Candidatus Methylopumilus rimovensis, one region includes:
- a CDS encoding cytochrome c1, with protein MKILTKLFLIIIFVYSSVGFANEHLILDKAPIDLNDQASLQRGAKTFINYCLNCHSANYMRYNRLKDIGLSDNLIKENLLFTAEKVGEPMKIAMTKKDAKDWFGANPPDLSVEVRARGADWIYSYLRGYYRDSSRPTGWNNTVFDKTAMPHILWKLQGDQKLNEEHHTLELVKPGTLSVKEYDALVGDLVNYLTFMSEPSKLKRLHMGYYVLLFLGLLLVLTINLKKEFWKDIK; from the coding sequence ATGAAAATTTTAACTAAATTATTTTTAATAATTATTTTTGTTTATTCAAGCGTTGGATTTGCGAATGAGCATCTCATATTAGATAAAGCACCTATCGATTTAAATGATCAAGCTTCTCTTCAAAGAGGAGCAAAAACATTTATCAATTATTGTTTGAATTGCCATAGTGCAAATTACATGAGATACAACCGTTTAAAAGATATCGGCTTATCTGATAACTTGATTAAAGAGAATTTACTTTTCACAGCAGAAAAAGTTGGCGAGCCTATGAAAATTGCAATGACTAAAAAAGATGCAAAGGATTGGTTTGGTGCAAACCCACCTGACCTTTCTGTTGAAGTAAGAGCAAGAGGTGCGGACTGGATATATAGTTACTTAAGAGGATATTATCGTGACTCATCTAGACCGACTGGATGGAATAATACTGTTTTTGATAAAACAGCAATGCCTCATATTTTATGGAAATTACAGGGTGATCAAAAGTTAAATGAAGAGCATCATACTTTGGAGCTCGTTAAACCAGGCACGCTTTCAGTAAAAGAATATGATGCGCTTGTAGGGGATCTTGTAAATTACCTTACATTCATGTCAGAGCCATCAAAGCTAAAAAGACTCCATATGGGGTATTATGTTTTGTTATTCCTCGGATTGTTATTAGTTTTAACAATCAATCTCAAGAAAGAATTTTGGAAAGATATTAAATAA
- a CDS encoding cytochrome b codes for MKTEIKTKKTKGGLMAWIDERFPLSSLITNHLTEYYAPKNFNFWYFFGALALLTLVLQLITGLLLTMHYKPDAELAFGSVEYIMRDVSFGWLIRYMHSTGASLFFVVIYLHMFKALIYGSYKNPRELLWLFGVAIFLCLMGEAFFGYLLPWGQMSYWGAQVIVNLFSAIPFVGPDLSEWLRGDYLVSDATLNRFFAFHVIALPLALCGLVFLHLVALHEVGSNNPDGIEIKKSLDKKTNIPLDGIPFHPYYTVKDLIGVSVFLIVFALIVFYLPEMGGYFLEANNFIPADPLKTPAHIAPVWYFTPYYSILRAVPPVLNSQFPGVAAMGLSVLAFAFLPWLDRSKVKSIRYKGNLFKRWIALFVVSFFVLGYLGTVPSNVWGQFSNAIPLIGGVDKATVVARIFTMTYFLFFALMPYYSKKDKTKPVPSRVSYK; via the coding sequence ATGAAAACAGAAATCAAAACAAAAAAAACTAAAGGTGGATTAATGGCATGGATAGACGAAAGATTTCCATTGTCATCTTTAATTACTAATCATCTAACAGAATATTACGCACCTAAAAACTTTAATTTTTGGTATTTCTTTGGAGCACTTGCTCTATTAACTCTAGTACTTCAATTGATTACAGGCCTTCTGTTGACTATGCATTATAAGCCAGATGCAGAATTGGCATTTGGATCAGTTGAGTACATCATGAGAGATGTTTCATTCGGATGGCTAATAAGATATATGCACTCTACGGGTGCGTCTTTATTCTTTGTTGTTATTTATCTTCATATGTTTAAAGCTTTAATTTATGGATCCTATAAAAATCCTAGAGAGCTACTATGGCTTTTTGGTGTCGCTATTTTTCTATGTTTGATGGGCGAAGCTTTTTTTGGATATCTATTGCCTTGGGGGCAAATGTCATACTGGGGTGCTCAAGTTATCGTGAATCTTTTTTCAGCAATTCCATTTGTAGGCCCAGATTTATCTGAATGGTTAAGAGGAGATTATTTAGTATCGGATGCAACATTAAATCGTTTCTTTGCATTTCATGTGATTGCTCTTCCTTTGGCGCTTTGTGGATTGGTATTTTTACATCTTGTGGCTCTCCATGAGGTTGGTTCAAACAATCCGGATGGCATCGAAATTAAAAAGAGTCTTGATAAAAAAACAAATATTCCACTGGATGGCATTCCATTTCACCCTTATTACACAGTTAAGGATTTAATCGGTGTTTCAGTATTTCTGATTGTCTTTGCACTTATTGTTTTTTACTTGCCAGAAATGGGAGGCTACTTTTTAGAAGCAAATAATTTTATTCCTGCTGATCCACTAAAAACGCCTGCTCATATTGCACCTGTTTGGTATTTCACGCCATATTATTCAATTCTTCGAGCTGTTCCACCTGTATTGAATTCTCAATTTCCAGGCGTTGCTGCTATGGGATTATCTGTGCTCGCATTTGCATTTTTACCTTGGCTAGATAGAAGCAAAGTTAAATCGATTCGTTACAAAGGCAATTTGTTTAAACGATGGATTGCATTATTTGTTGTGAGCTTCTTTGTCCTTGGATACTTAGGTACGGTGCCATCTAACGTTTGGGGCCAATTCTCCAATGCAATTCCACTGATTGGCGGTGTTGATAAAGCCACAGTAGTTGCTCGAATTTTTACAATGACTTATTTCTTATTTTTTGCACTGATGCCTTATTACAGTAAAAAAGATAAAACAAAACCAGTTCCTTCAAGGGTCAGTTACAAATGA
- the petA gene encoding ubiquinol-cytochrome c reductase iron-sulfur subunit, with amino-acid sequence MANHQDDKIDKKKRSFLIAATTVTGAIGAGAITVPFLSSMTPSERAKAAGAPVEVDVSKIEAGAMITTEWRGQPVWIINRSKAMLDSLKKNDSNLSDPNLDVISQQPSYCKNATRSLKPNLLVLVGICTHLGCSPTAKLQTQGDMGENWNGGFFCPCHGSKFDLAGRVYKGSPAPINLVVPPHKYINENTLLIGEDNKG; translated from the coding sequence ATGGCAAATCATCAAGACGATAAAATAGATAAAAAGAAAAGAAGTTTTTTAATTGCAGCTACCACTGTAACTGGCGCGATTGGTGCCGGAGCGATAACTGTTCCTTTTTTATCAAGTATGACACCAAGTGAGCGCGCTAAAGCAGCTGGAGCGCCTGTTGAAGTTGATGTAAGCAAAATTGAAGCGGGAGCTATGATTACAACTGAATGGAGAGGTCAGCCAGTTTGGATTATTAATCGCTCTAAAGCAATGTTAGATAGTTTGAAAAAAAACGACTCTAATCTCTCTGATCCCAATCTTGATGTAATTTCTCAGCAGCCAAGTTATTGCAAGAATGCGACAAGATCTCTAAAGCCTAATTTACTTGTCTTAGTTGGTATTTGTACTCACTTAGGTTGTTCACCGACTGCTAAATTACAAACCCAAGGTGACATGGGTGAAAATTGGAATGGTGGATTTTTCTGTCCATGCCATGGTTCTAAATTTGATTTGGCAGGTCGAGTATATAAAGGCTCTCCAGCCCCAATTAATCTTGTAGTCCCCCCACATAAATATATTAATGAAAACACTCTCTTGATTGGCGAAGACAATAAAGGATAA
- the tatC gene encoding twin-arginine translocase subunit TatC: MTHFKPFIQQLIELRNTLFRSAIGFIVIFVCLSFYANDIYSFFSAPLIEKLTDGNKLVSTGLTSTFLVPIKITAFISFLLSLPFVFYQFWCFISPGLYKKEKKLILFSFVSGFILFFVGMSFAYYLIFPIVFNFFILMTPLNVSLMIDISNYLDLILSLLISFGLAFEVPVIILILVTLGWVKVKTLEEVRPYMIVIAFVIGAILTPPDVISQFCLAIPLWLLYELGLFVSKRINLKA, translated from the coding sequence GTGACCCATTTTAAGCCTTTTATTCAGCAACTCATTGAATTAAGAAACACTCTTTTTAGAAGTGCGATCGGTTTTATTGTCATTTTTGTATGTTTAAGTTTTTACGCAAATGATATTTATAGTTTTTTTTCAGCGCCACTCATAGAGAAATTAACAGATGGCAATAAGTTAGTGAGCACGGGCCTCACTTCAACTTTTTTAGTGCCAATTAAAATTACAGCTTTTATTTCTTTTTTACTCTCACTTCCTTTTGTTTTTTATCAATTTTGGTGTTTTATTTCTCCAGGCCTTTATAAAAAAGAAAAGAAATTAATTTTATTTTCATTCGTAAGCGGCTTCATATTATTTTTTGTAGGAATGTCCTTCGCTTATTATCTAATTTTCCCAATTGTATTTAATTTCTTTATTTTGATGACACCTTTAAATGTGAGCTTGATGATTGATATTTCAAACTATCTAGATCTCATTTTATCTTTGCTTATTTCGTTTGGATTGGCATTCGAGGTGCCTGTGATTATTCTGATATTGGTGACCTTAGGATGGGTAAAAGTAAAAACATTAGAAGAGGTAAGGCCTTATATGATCGTTATTGCATTTGTTATTGGCGCTATTTTAACTCCGCCTGATGTGATCTCACAATTTTGCCTAGCTATTCCATTATGGCTTTTATATGAATTAGGGCTATTTGTATCCAAACGAATTAACTTAAAGGCTTGA
- the tatB gene encoding Sec-independent protein translocase protein TatB, translated as MFDVSFSELVVIFFVALMVIGPEKLPKVAKVLGKLTGKAQNYISKLKEEIEREEKFKELQKIQREIKKKSIKS; from the coding sequence ATGTTTGATGTTTCTTTTTCGGAGTTAGTTGTTATCTTTTTTGTAGCACTTATGGTGATTGGGCCAGAAAAGCTGCCTAAAGTAGCTAAGGTTTTAGGTAAGCTGACTGGAAAAGCACAAAATTATATTAGTAAACTCAAAGAAGAAATTGAACGAGAAGAAAAGTTTAAAGAGCTTCAAAAAATTCAGCGTGAAATTAAAAAAAAGTCGATTAAATCTTAG
- the tatA gene encoding Sec-independent protein translocase subunit TatA, with protein MGFSSITHWLIVLLIVFLIFGTSKLRNIGSDLGAAVKNFKDAVKNENTSKVKTARRGVSKTRVKK; from the coding sequence ATGGGATTTTCAAGCATCACACATTGGTTAATAGTTTTATTGATAGTTTTTTTAATATTTGGTACAAGCAAATTGAGAAATATTGGAAGTGATTTAGGAGCGGCTGTTAAAAATTTTAAAGATGCAGTCAAAAATGAAAATACATCTAAAGTTAAAACAGCGCGTCGTGGAGTATCAAAAACTCGCGTTAAAAAATAA
- a CDS encoding histidine triad nucleotide-binding protein, translating into MNCIFCKIIEGSIPSKKIFENDELIAFHDIHPIDKVHFLITPKKHIENLISCNEADKEIISNMLLLAPKLAKEQGLQGFRTMINSGAEGGQEVFHMHFHVYGGSSKLAKI; encoded by the coding sequence ATGAACTGCATCTTTTGTAAAATTATTGAGGGTTCGATACCTAGCAAAAAAATATTTGAGAATGATGAATTAATTGCCTTTCATGATATACACCCGATCGACAAAGTTCATTTTCTAATCACACCTAAAAAACATATTGAAAATTTAATATCTTGTAACGAAGCTGACAAAGAAATCATATCGAATATGCTTCTCTTGGCGCCCAAATTAGCAAAAGAACAGGGATTGCAAGGCTTTCGCACAATGATTAATTCTGGCGCCGAAGGTGGCCAAGAAGTTTTTCATATGCATTTCCATGTCTATGGCGGAAGTTCAAAACTAGCAAAAATTTAA
- a CDS encoding phosphoribosyl-ATP diphosphatase, translating into MNAILKKLTETLEARKKDDPSKSYTASLYRDGLEAILKKVNEEAFETIIAARQGDNKELVHEVADLWFHTLVLMAHKNLSAEDILNELSRREGTSGIEEKESRAWKAK; encoded by the coding sequence ATGAATGCGATTTTAAAAAAACTCACCGAAACGCTTGAGGCTAGAAAAAAAGATGATCCTAGTAAATCATATACAGCCTCTTTATATCGTGATGGATTGGAAGCTATTTTAAAAAAAGTGAATGAAGAAGCTTTTGAAACAATCATTGCTGCGCGACAAGGAGACAACAAAGAGCTTGTCCATGAAGTTGCTGATTTATGGTTTCATACTTTAGTATTAATGGCGCATAAAAATTTAAGTGCAGAAGATATTTTGAATGAGCTTTCAAGGAGAGAAGGCACCTCAGGTATTGAAGAGAAAGAAAGTCGGGCCTGGAAAGCCAAATAA
- the hisI gene encoding phosphoribosyl-AMP cyclohydrolase, with amino-acid sequence MSWIHSIKWDKDGLVPVIAQDYRTNKVLMFAWMNQEALELTQKNKKAFYWSRSRKKIWEKGEESGHLQNVHEIRLDCDGDVILLKIEQIENIACHTGRETCFYQKLDDKGMWVTDYPVMKEPKDIYKK; translated from the coding sequence ATGAGTTGGATACATTCCATTAAATGGGATAAAGATGGGCTTGTGCCAGTAATTGCCCAAGACTATAGAACAAATAAAGTTCTTATGTTTGCATGGATGAATCAAGAAGCATTAGAGCTCACACAAAAAAACAAAAAAGCTTTTTATTGGTCAAGATCTAGAAAAAAAATTTGGGAAAAAGGCGAGGAATCTGGACACCTGCAAAATGTTCATGAAATAAGACTTGATTGCGATGGTGATGTCATCTTGCTTAAAATTGAGCAAATTGAAAACATTGCTTGTCATACAGGCCGTGAAACTTGTTTTTATCAAAAGTTGGATGATAAAGGTATGTGGGTAACTGATTATCCCGTTATGAAAGAACCTAAAGATATATATAAGAAATAA
- the hisF gene encoding imidazole glycerol phosphate synthase subunit HisF, giving the protein MSLAKRIIPCLDVTDGRVVKGINFLELKDAGDPVEVAKKYNEQGADELAFLDITASSDNRGLILHIIENVAKEVFIPLTVGGGVRTPEDVRNLLNAGADKVSINTSAIVNPDIVYQTSSRFGSQCIVVAIDAKLTVDENKSFWQVFTHGGRNATGLDAVEWAAKMASLGAGELLITSMDRDGTKKGFDLELIKAISDKVDVPIIASGGVGDLQHLVDGVKIGGADAVLAASIFHFGEYTINEAKAFMKSNHIEIRQ; this is encoded by the coding sequence ATGTCACTCGCTAAAAGAATTATCCCTTGTCTAGATGTGACTGATGGCAGAGTTGTTAAAGGAATTAATTTTCTAGAATTAAAAGATGCAGGCGATCCTGTAGAAGTCGCAAAAAAATATAATGAGCAAGGTGCGGATGAGTTAGCTTTTTTAGATATCACTGCAAGTTCAGATAATCGAGGTTTAATACTTCACATCATTGAAAATGTTGCTAAAGAAGTTTTTATACCGCTCACTGTAGGCGGTGGCGTTCGAACTCCCGAGGACGTAAGAAATTTACTTAATGCAGGCGCTGACAAAGTCAGTATTAATACCTCTGCAATTGTTAATCCAGATATTGTTTATCAAACTTCATCTCGGTTTGGATCTCAGTGCATTGTGGTCGCAATTGATGCAAAGTTAACGGTAGACGAGAATAAGTCTTTTTGGCAAGTATTTACTCATGGGGGAAGAAATGCCACCGGATTAGATGCAGTTGAATGGGCAGCGAAAATGGCTTCATTGGGAGCAGGTGAATTACTCATTACAAGCATGGATCGAGACGGAACAAAAAAAGGCTTTGATCTCGAATTGATTAAGGCAATATCTGATAAAGTGGATGTGCCTATTATTGCTTCCGGAGGTGTTGGTGATCTTCAGCATCTTGTAGATGGTGTAAAAATAGGGGGAGCCGATGCGGTCTTAGCGGCCAGTATATTTCATTTTGGAGAGTATACGATTAATGAAGCTAAAGCGTTTATGAAATCTAATCACATCGAGATTCGTCAATGA
- the hisA gene encoding 1-(5-phosphoribosyl)-5-[(5-phosphoribosylamino)methylideneamino]imidazole-4-carboxamide isomerase: MLIIPAIDLKDGKCVRLKQGLMEESTIFSENPGEVAKQWKDLGARRLHLVDLNGAFAGKPVNESAIKAIVKEVDGAIPIQLGGGIRNLDTVEKYLNNGVDYIIIGTAAVKNPGFLHEACYAFPGQIIVGLDAKEGEVAIDGWAKLTGHNVIELAKKFEGYGVEAIIYTDIGRDGMLNGLNIEATEKLAEALTIPVIASGGVTNLDDIKNLCSIAYSGVSGAITGRAIYEGTLDFKAAQALADELIK, translated from the coding sequence ATGTTAATCATTCCAGCAATTGATTTGAAAGATGGTAAGTGCGTTAGGCTCAAACAAGGCTTAATGGAGGAATCAACAATCTTTTCAGAAAATCCTGGAGAAGTTGCGAAGCAATGGAAAGACCTTGGAGCTCGAAGATTGCATCTAGTTGACCTAAACGGCGCTTTTGCAGGCAAACCAGTGAATGAATCTGCAATTAAAGCTATTGTTAAAGAAGTGGATGGTGCGATTCCGATTCAATTAGGCGGCGGCATTCGCAATCTCGATACCGTTGAAAAATATCTTAATAACGGTGTGGACTACATCATCATAGGAACAGCCGCGGTTAAAAATCCTGGTTTTCTTCACGAAGCTTGTTATGCATTCCCTGGGCAAATCATTGTGGGACTTGATGCAAAAGAAGGGGAAGTAGCTATTGATGGATGGGCCAAATTAACCGGACACAATGTGATTGAGCTCGCAAAGAAATTTGAAGGTTATGGTGTTGAAGCTATCATTTATACAGATATTGGACGTGATGGCATGTTAAATGGATTGAATATTGAAGCAACTGAAAAATTAGCTGAGGCACTCACTATCCCTGTGATTGCTAGTGGCGGAGTAACGAATCTAGATGATATTAAAAATTTATGTTCAATCGCATATTCGGGTGTCAGTGGAGCAATTACAGGTAGAGCTATATACGAGGGAACGCTTGATTTTAAAGCAGCACAAGCACTCGCAGATGAGCTTATCAAATAA
- the hisH gene encoding imidazole glycerol phosphate synthase subunit HisH: protein MIAIIDYGMGNLKSVFNAFKQVAPEADIKVTSNPTDIKQAHHVVFPGQGAMPDCIRELDERNLRSSVIEAAKTKPFLGICIGLQMLFDKSEEGNVDGLGLLGGTIKRFNNQNTADESGHKLKIPHMGWNEVSQTNHHPLWKNINNNDRFYFVHSYYLESNDKNIVSAETSYAQKFCCAIAKENIFAVQFHPEKSSIAGLQLIKNFVQWSV, encoded by the coding sequence ATGATCGCTATCATTGATTATGGAATGGGAAATTTAAAGTCAGTATTTAATGCCTTTAAACAAGTCGCACCCGAAGCCGATATTAAAGTTACAAGTAATCCTACCGATATTAAACAAGCACATCATGTAGTTTTTCCTGGCCAAGGCGCTATGCCTGACTGCATAAGAGAGCTTGATGAAAGAAATTTAAGATCCTCTGTGATTGAGGCAGCAAAAACAAAACCTTTTTTAGGGATATGCATTGGTTTGCAAATGTTGTTTGATAAAAGCGAAGAAGGTAATGTTGATGGCTTAGGATTGCTGGGAGGCACTATTAAGCGATTTAATAATCAGAATACAGCAGATGAAAGTGGCCATAAGCTAAAAATTCCTCATATGGGATGGAATGAAGTGTCACAGACAAATCATCATCCTTTATGGAAAAACATTAATAATAACGATCGATTTTATTTTGTTCATAGTTATTATTTAGAATCTAATGATAAAAATATTGTGTCAGCTGAAACTTCATATGCGCAAAAATTTTGTTGTGCTATTGCTAAAGAAAATATTTTTGCAGTGCAATTTCATCCAGAAAAAAGTTCGATAGCTGGCTTACAACTTATCAAAAACTTTGTTCAATGGTCAGTATAG
- the hisB gene encoding imidazoleglycerol-phosphate dehydratase HisB, which yields MTRSASVSRNTNETKIEVSINLDGQGSAKLNTGIGFLDHMLDQVARHGMFDLEVTAKGDLHIDAHHTVEDVGIVLGQAFNKAIGDKKGITRYGSAIIPLDEALSRVVLDISGRPGLEFDVEFKRAAIGEFDVDLIHEFFQGFVNHANITMHIDNLKGDNAHHQAETIYKAFGRAIKMAVYIDPKISGVTPSTKGSL from the coding sequence ATGACAAGATCAGCATCTGTTTCAAGAAATACAAATGAAACTAAAATTGAAGTAAGCATTAATCTTGATGGTCAGGGGAGTGCAAAACTCAATACTGGCATCGGCTTTTTAGATCATATGTTAGACCAGGTTGCTCGTCATGGAATGTTTGATCTAGAAGTTACAGCAAAAGGTGATCTTCATATTGATGCACATCATACTGTTGAAGATGTTGGTATTGTCCTTGGACAAGCCTTTAATAAAGCAATCGGAGATAAAAAAGGTATTACCAGGTATGGGTCAGCTATTATTCCTTTAGATGAGGCATTGTCTAGAGTTGTACTTGATATATCAGGTAGGCCTGGACTTGAATTTGATGTTGAATTTAAAAGGGCTGCTATAGGTGAATTTGATGTTGATTTAATACACGAATTTTTTCAAGGGTTCGTGAATCATGCAAATATTACGATGCACATCGATAATCTTAAAGGCGATAATGCTCATCATCAGGCAGAAACAATTTATAAAGCATTTGGAAGAGCCATTAAAATGGCTGTTTACATTGATCCAAAAATTTCTGGCGTAACCCCCTCAACCAAAGGCAGTCTATAA
- the hisC gene encoding histidinol-phosphate transaminase, producing the protein MSKFWSKVVHGLTPYIPGEQPKLNNLIKLNTNENPYGPSPKVIAAIQEFADDNLRLYPDPNSEALKKSIADYFNVKANQVFVGNGSDEVLAIAFQALLKHHAPILFPDITYSFYPVYCKLYEIDFKTIPLNDSFEIVLNDYLMPNGGVIFPNPNAPTGIPLTLKKIEAFLDKNIDSVVIVDEAYVDFGTESVISLIEKYKNLLVTHSFSKSRSLAGLRLGYAIGHPDLIEALIRVKDSFNSYPIDRLGLIAGIESFKDDSYFKNTCHKVIKTKLNFIEKLKALNFSVLPSGANFVFAQHTSLDGKIIVSKLRDYGIVVRRFDNPIRISSYIRFTIGSDEEMQVLLETLKLILST; encoded by the coding sequence ATGAGTAAATTCTGGAGCAAGGTTGTGCATGGCTTGACGCCGTACATTCCCGGCGAGCAACCTAAACTCAATAATCTTATTAAGTTAAATACCAATGAGAATCCTTATGGACCAAGCCCAAAGGTAATTGCAGCCATTCAAGAATTTGCAGATGACAATTTAAGGCTCTATCCAGATCCAAATTCAGAAGCGCTTAAGAAATCAATTGCAGATTATTTTAATGTTAAAGCTAACCAGGTTTTTGTGGGAAATGGTTCTGATGAAGTCTTAGCTATTGCATTTCAAGCACTTTTGAAACATCACGCGCCTATTTTATTCCCTGATATTACTTATAGCTTTTACCCAGTATATTGCAAACTCTACGAGATTGATTTTAAAACTATTCCCCTTAACGATTCATTTGAAATCGTATTAAATGACTATTTAATGCCTAATGGAGGCGTTATTTTTCCAAATCCAAATGCGCCAACGGGCATACCACTTACCTTAAAAAAGATTGAAGCATTTCTTGATAAAAATATTGATTCTGTAGTGATCGTAGATGAAGCGTATGTAGATTTTGGCACAGAGTCCGTTATTTCTCTTATAGAAAAATATAAAAATTTATTGGTCACACATTCATTTTCTAAATCGAGATCATTGGCAGGACTAAGACTTGGTTACGCTATAGGCCACCCAGATCTTATCGAAGCTTTAATTAGAGTAAAAGATAGCTTTAACTCTTATCCAATTGATCGATTAGGATTGATTGCCGGTATTGAATCCTTTAAAGATGATTCCTATTTTAAAAATACCTGCCATAAAGTTATTAAAACAAAATTAAATTTTATTGAAAAATTGAAAGCTCTTAATTTTTCAGTTCTTCCTTCAGGCGCCAATTTTGTTTTTGCTCAACACACCTCTCTTGATGGAAAAATCATCGTAAGCAAATTAAGAGATTACGGAATTGTAGTGAGGCGCTTTGATAATCCAATACGAATCTCTTCCTACATTCGATTCACAATTGGATCGGATGAAGAGATGCAAGTATTGCTTGAGACGTTAAAACTTATTCTAAGCACATGA
- the hisD gene encoding histidinol dehydrogenase, with protein sequence MQIKKLNTQDSNFKDQLSQLIFFEAEENTQIEKTVAEILSDVKKRGDQAVIEYTKKFDHVDFSRMEEFEISKEELNLALKSLPQKSREALEEAAKRVFDYHNKQLMSSWSYTEDDQTLLGQKVTSLDRVGLYVPGGKAAYPSSVLMNAIPAKVAGVKEIIMVVPSPHGERNQLVLAAAALVKVDRVFAIGGAQAIGALAYGTQTIPQVDKIVGPGNAYVAEAKRRVFGVVGIDMVAGPSEILIIADEKSNPDWIAMDLFSQAEHDELAQSILISPSESFLNQVQESIDKLIETMPRKKIIETSLTNRGAMIKVKTLEEAAEISNFISPEHLELSVDDPDSLVNNIKHAGAIFMGRNTCEAVGDYCAGPNHVLPTSRTARFSSPLGVYDFQKRSSLIKLSNQGAHKLGKIASVLAHGEGLQAHAKSAEYRIDNE encoded by the coding sequence ATTCAAATTAAAAAATTAAATACCCAAGATTCAAATTTTAAAGATCAGTTAAGTCAGCTCATTTTCTTTGAAGCTGAAGAAAATACTCAGATTGAAAAAACAGTCGCAGAAATTTTGAGTGACGTCAAAAAAAGAGGCGATCAAGCCGTAATTGAATATACAAAAAAATTTGATCACGTAGATTTTTCTCGCATGGAAGAGTTTGAAATTTCCAAAGAAGAATTAAATTTGGCTTTGAAAAGCCTTCCTCAAAAGTCAAGAGAAGCACTCGAAGAAGCTGCTAAAAGAGTATTTGATTATCACAATAAACAGCTCATGAGTTCATGGAGCTATACCGAAGATGACCAAACTTTGCTTGGTCAAAAAGTAACTTCATTAGATCGAGTTGGTTTATATGTTCCTGGAGGAAAAGCAGCATACCCATCTTCAGTACTAATGAATGCAATTCCAGCAAAAGTGGCAGGCGTTAAAGAAATTATTATGGTGGTCCCATCGCCTCATGGAGAGCGAAATCAATTGGTTTTGGCTGCCGCGGCGCTCGTTAAAGTGGACCGTGTATTTGCAATTGGAGGTGCTCAAGCAATCGGCGCACTTGCTTATGGCACACAAACCATACCTCAAGTGGACAAAATTGTAGGCCCTGGCAATGCTTATGTTGCAGAGGCTAAAAGAAGAGTATTCGGTGTGGTTGGTATTGATATGGTCGCAGGACCTTCAGAGATACTTATTATTGCAGATGAAAAATCGAATCCAGATTGGATTGCGATGGATTTATTTTCGCAGGCTGAGCATGATGAGCTAGCGCAGTCAATTTTAATCAGCCCAAGTGAATCGTTTTTAAATCAGGTTCAAGAGAGTATTGATAAATTAATTGAAACTATGCCGAGAAAAAAAATCATTGAGACTTCTTTGACAAATCGAGGTGCAATGATCAAAGTAAAAACATTAGAAGAAGCAGCCGAGATTTCAAATTTTATTTCACCTGAACATTTAGAGCTTTCAGTAGATGATCCAGATTCACTCGTTAACAATATTAAACATGCAGGCGCCATCTTTATGGGAAGAAATACATGTGAAGCTGTTGGCGATTATTGTGCTGGCCCGAATCACGTATTGCCAACATCAAGAACAGCAAGATTTTCTTCGCCGCTTGGTGTTTATGATTTTCAAAAGCGCTCAAGTCTAATTAAATTATCTAATCAAGGCGCTCACAAACTTGGAAAAATTGCCTCGGTCTTAGCTCATGGCGAAGGACTTCAAGCCCATGCTAAATCAGCGGAATATCGTATAGATAATGAGTAA